Proteins encoded together in one Synechococcus sp. A15-62 window:
- a CDS encoding NAD(+) kinase, whose translation MPRIGLIVNDGKPLAVQTADTIQQRLEATGHAVERASSSGGMVGFANPDQHLRLRGYSACVPKGFDQSMVLAIVLGGDGTVLSAARQTAPVGIPILTINTGHLGFLAEAYLDDLDRALDVVLTQQWTIEERSNLVVSVMRGDQRRWEALSLNEMALHREPLTSMCHFEIAIGRHAPVDIAADGVILSTPTGSTAYALSSGGPVITPDCPVLQLTPIAPHSLASRALVFSDREPVTVFPATPERLMMVVDGSAGCYVWPEDRVLIRRSDHPVRFVRLADHEFFQVLRNKLGWGLPHIAKPERE comes from the coding sequence GTGCCCCGCATTGGACTGATCGTCAATGACGGCAAGCCGCTGGCCGTTCAGACGGCGGACACGATTCAGCAGCGCCTGGAGGCAACCGGCCACGCCGTGGAGCGGGCCAGCAGTTCGGGGGGAATGGTGGGCTTTGCCAACCCCGATCAGCACCTGCGGCTGCGGGGCTATAGCGCCTGTGTGCCCAAGGGCTTTGATCAATCAATGGTGCTCGCCATCGTTTTGGGGGGAGACGGCACGGTGCTCTCCGCAGCGCGGCAGACCGCTCCTGTGGGGATTCCGATTCTCACGATCAACACCGGCCATCTGGGGTTCCTGGCTGAGGCTTATCTCGATGATCTGGACCGGGCCCTCGATGTGGTGCTCACCCAGCAATGGACGATCGAGGAACGCAGCAACCTTGTGGTGAGTGTGATGCGGGGCGACCAGCGCCGCTGGGAGGCGCTGTCCCTCAATGAAATGGCCCTGCACCGTGAGCCGCTCACGAGCATGTGTCACTTCGAGATCGCTATTGGCCGCCACGCCCCGGTGGACATCGCTGCCGATGGTGTGATCCTTTCCACGCCGACGGGCTCGACGGCCTACGCCCTCAGCTCCGGTGGTCCGGTGATCACGCCGGATTGTCCGGTGCTGCAACTCACCCCGATCGCGCCCCATTCCCTGGCCTCCCGCGCCCTGGTGTTCAGCGACCGTGAGCCCGTCACGGTGTTTCCGGCCACACCGGAGCGGCTGATGATGGTGGTGGATGGCAGTGCCGGTTGCTATGTCTGGCCCGAGGACCGGGTCTTGATCCGTCGCAGCGATCACCCCGTGCGCTTTGTGCGCCTCGCTGACCATGAGTTTTTCCAGGTGCTGCGCAACAAATTGGGTTGGGGCCTGCCCCACATCGCCAAGCCCGAGCGGGAATGA
- a CDS encoding response regulator transcription factor: MNADPLLLLAGPSAISLAPRLAASGYATLDWLSAGPSAHAAEPGESPVAAVLAADQTALIQDLRSRFGAMPILLDLERDSVEARAACLGTGADDFWLSEIGPSDLLLRLRLHRTIQQRSGQRPVLLQLDDLSVDPTNRTVRRGERVVALTAREFMLLQVLLRRRGQVLSRELLLQEVWQGERSSSNVVEVYVRYLRQKLEAGGERRLLHTVRGRGYRLGQVLPKA, encoded by the coding sequence ATGAACGCTGATCCCTTGTTGCTGTTGGCAGGCCCTTCGGCGATCTCCCTGGCGCCCCGTCTAGCCGCATCGGGCTACGCAACCCTCGATTGGCTCAGTGCCGGGCCCTCGGCACATGCCGCTGAACCGGGTGAATCCCCTGTGGCTGCTGTGCTGGCGGCCGATCAGACCGCATTGATTCAAGACCTGCGCAGCCGTTTTGGGGCCATGCCGATCCTTTTGGATCTGGAACGCGACAGCGTTGAGGCCCGGGCCGCCTGCCTCGGAACCGGTGCAGATGATTTCTGGCTCTCGGAGATCGGGCCCAGCGATCTGTTGCTGCGTCTGCGCCTGCACCGCACGATTCAACAGCGCTCGGGGCAGCGACCGGTGCTGCTTCAGCTCGATGATCTCAGTGTCGACCCCACCAACCGGACGGTTCGGCGGGGAGAACGTGTGGTGGCGTTGACGGCGAGGGAATTCATGCTGTTGCAGGTGCTGTTGCGGCGGCGTGGCCAGGTGTTGAGCCGCGAGCTGCTGCTTCAGGAGGTGTGGCAGGGGGAGCGTTCCAGCAGCAATGTTGTTGAGGTGTACGTGCGCTACCTGCGTCAGAAGCTGGAGGCCGGTGGTGAGCGCCGTTTGCTTCACACCGTGCGCGGCCGGGGGTATCGCCTCGGCCAGGTGTTGCCGAAGGCTTGA
- a CDS encoding ferric reductase-like transmembrane domain-containing protein, with product MARLGWRLTALVTLTIVVGLALHFGVSGWTSTSVAAGIDATGRSSLVLFSMAFVASSVQRLWPSSLSQWMLQNRRWIGLSFASSHGIHLALILAMALDFPDPFLSEQPAGKWLVGGVAYLLIASMALTSTNAAQRWMGMKHWMRLHVIGSYWIWAEFALTYVSHVKKGPADFYAPFLVFTLVLLLIRWVGHIKPKSPLSPVGG from the coding sequence ATGGCTCGTCTTGGCTGGCGACTGACGGCCTTGGTGACGCTCACGATCGTGGTGGGTCTTGCGCTTCACTTCGGCGTCTCTGGATGGACGTCGACATCAGTCGCGGCAGGCATCGATGCAACGGGGCGAAGCTCCCTGGTTCTCTTCTCGATGGCCTTTGTGGCTTCGAGTGTGCAACGCCTCTGGCCGTCATCCCTGAGTCAGTGGATGCTGCAAAACAGACGCTGGATCGGGCTGAGTTTTGCATCGTCCCATGGGATTCATTTGGCCTTGATCCTTGCGATGGCGCTTGATTTCCCTGACCCATTCCTGAGTGAGCAGCCCGCAGGGAAGTGGCTGGTTGGCGGTGTGGCGTATCTGTTGATTGCCTCGATGGCTCTCACGTCAACGAATGCGGCTCAGCGATGGATGGGCATGAAACATTGGATGCGACTGCACGTGATTGGCTCCTATTGGATTTGGGCCGAATTCGCCCTCACTTACGTGAGCCATGTGAAGAAAGGGCCAGCGGATTTCTATGCACCCTTTCTTGTCTTCACCCTGGTTCTCCTGCTGATCCGCTGGGTTGGCCACATCAAACCCAAAAGCCCGTTAAGTCCCGTGGGTGGATAA